The Kineothrix sp. MB12-C1 genome includes a window with the following:
- a CDS encoding alpha/beta hydrolase, which yields MSSNSVKTERKKPKTKKILIIIAIVLTVLFVGALIATPFMVMPMFLGQRLEQEQYISTDYGIDSERITLKTDDSLSIAAWRTRADSPKGTVILLSGIENPSVTAFFGYAKMLADNGWDSLLIEMRARSESEGDEIGLGMTEWLDVKAGVDFLIGDDESKDLPIVTMGTSMGAGTVIIAAGEIPEIDAVISISAFSSWSDMFVEYMSMGGIPKVISVLDKPFVNMYLGLHFGFDALRYSPFNGISKLGERPILLMHSTEDSQVPYSQFEKLLAEANKNQIDVTTFIREGDEHFICYEEYFYVPAQDLEFSKTILDFLNTNFP from the coding sequence ATGAGTTCAAATTCAGTTAAAACAGAACGTAAAAAGCCAAAGACAAAAAAGATACTTATCATTATTGCTATTGTTCTTACTGTGCTTTTTGTGGGGGCACTTATAGCTACTCCTTTTATGGTAATGCCTATGTTCCTTGGTCAGCGGCTTGAACAAGAACAGTACATATCTACAGATTATGGAATTGATTCTGAACGAATAACGCTGAAAACAGACGATTCTTTATCGATTGCTGCATGGCGAACCCGGGCAGATAGTCCCAAAGGTACTGTCATTCTTTTATCGGGAATTGAAAATCCCTCGGTTACAGCTTTTTTTGGATATGCCAAGATGCTAGCTGATAATGGCTGGGATTCCTTGCTGATTGAAATGCGTGCCCGCAGTGAAAGCGAGGGTGATGAAATCGGTTTGGGAATGACCGAATGGCTTGATGTCAAGGCCGGAGTCGATTTTCTTATTGGTGATGATGAAAGCAAGGATTTACCCATTGTGACAATGGGTACCTCAATGGGGGCAGGTACCGTTATTATTGCGGCCGGAGAGATTCCCGAAATTGATGCGGTTATTTCAATTTCCGCGTTTTCTTCATGGTCAGATATGTTCGTGGAGTATATGTCTATGGGGGGCATCCCTAAAGTAATTAGTGTTTTAGACAAACCTTTCGTAAACATGTACTTGGGCTTGCATTTTGGCTTTGATGCTTTAAGATATTCACCATTTAACGGCATCTCAAAATTGGGAGAGCGGCCTATTCTGCTGATGCATTCGACGGAAGATTCCCAAGTTCCCTATTCACAATTTGAAAAACTGCTAGCGGAAGCAAATAAGAATCAAATTGACGTAACGACCTTCATCCGTGAAGGTGATGAACATTTTATATGCTATGAAGAATATTTTTATGTGCCGGCGCAAGACTTGGAATTTAGCAAAACCATTCTCGATTTCCTCAACACCAATTTTCCTTGA